From a single Scylla paramamosain isolate STU-SP2022 chromosome 28, ASM3559412v1, whole genome shotgun sequence genomic region:
- the LOC135114741 gene encoding programmed cell death protein 4-like isoform X2: MGDLAVIGQAPVMAGDPVDEVMVNGMASESKENVEGLINGVVELTERVKRRAKRPSKFMTKELSRANSDTQVIAPLRALKNSRKSRNGFGRGLPKKGGAGGKGTWGALGSELAEEELDGAIDSNDPNYDEANPENREYKIKVINLDRSNEELQKQISSLVAEYFDHGDTHETYLSLEELQVSTRAHLVVVSAVELAMEHKPSHREMTSVLLADLYGHLLFEPHYAKGYDTLIKNLNELVLDTPEAPTILGNFIARSIADDCIPPKFLQGYKGKVDCEHAVVTLARSDSLLSMRHGLVRLDNVWGVGGGTRPVKYLVKQMVLLLEEFLSSSDIAEATRCLQELEVPHFHHELVYEAIVMAIEKMDTRTSSMMCELLDSLHRAIIITPTQMRAGFLRVGVDMSQGLNLGRGTSCSSGVVWEGGMEAQETGLIEQFCQDEPD, encoded by the exons ATGGGCGACTTGGCTGTCATCGGTCAGGCTCCAGTCATGGCGGGCGACCCTGTTGACGAAGTTATGGTGAATGGCATGGCGTCGGAGAGCAAGGAGAACGTAGAGGGACTTATCAATGGTGTGGTGGAACTGACTGAGCGTGTGAAGCGCCGTGCCAAGCGTCCTTCCAAGTTCATGACCAAAGAGTTGAGTCGGGCGAACTCCGACACGCAGGTGATAGCCCCGCTGAGGGCGCTCAAAAACTCGCGCAAGTCCCGTAATGGCTTCGGACGCGGCCTGCCCAAGAAAG GTGGAGCAGGAGGCAAGGGAACCTGGGGAGCACTGGGATCTGAATTGGCAGAGGAGGAGTTGGATGGAGCCATCGACTCCAATGATCCTAACTATGATGAAGCCAACCCTGAGAATAGGGAGTACAAGATCAAAGTGATTAATCTTGACCGTTCCAATGAGGAACTGCAG AAACAAATCTCATCCCTGGTGGCCGAGTACTTTGACCACGGGGACACCCATGAAACATACCTGTCCCTGGAGGAGCTGCAGGTGTCAACGCGGGCACACCTGGTGGTTGTGTCGGCGGTGGAGCTTGCCATGGAGCATAAGCCCTCTCACAGGGAGATGACCAGTGTCCTCCTGGCGGACCTGTATGGTCACCTTCTCTTTGAGCCTCACTATGCCAAAG GTTATGATACGCTTATAAAGAACCTTAATGAGCTTGTGCTGGATACCCCAGAAGCTCCCACCATCCTGGGCAACTTCATCGCGCGCTCCATTGCCGATGATTGCATCCCTCCCAAGTTCCTTCAGGGTTACAAAGGCAAG GTTGACTGTGAGCATGCGGTTGTGACCTTGGCGAGGTCGGACAGCCTCTTGTCAATGCGTCACGGGCTGGTGAGGCTGGACAATGTGTGGGGAGTTGGGGGTGGGACCAGACCTGTGAAATACCTGGTGAAGCAGATGGTTCTGCTATTAGAGGAGTTTTTGTCCTCCTCTGACATTGCTGAGGCCACAAGATGCCTTCAAGAACTGGAGGTGCCTCATTTCCACCATGAACTG GTGTACGAAGCCATTGTGATGGCTATAGAAAAAATGGACACGCGGACCTCTTCGATGATGTGCGAGTTGCTGGATTCTCTGCACCGTGCCATCATCATTACACCCACACAGATGAGGGCTGGCTTCCTGAGG GTAGGTGTGGATATGTCACAAGGATTGAATCTTGGCCGTGGGACATCATGTAGCAGTGGTGTCGTTTGGGAGGGTGGCATGGAAGCCCAGGAGACAGGACTTATTGAGCAGTTTTGCCAAGATGAACCAGATTGA
- the LOC135114741 gene encoding programmed cell death protein 4-like isoform X1, whose translation MGDLAVIGQAPVMAGDPVDEVMVNGMASESKENVEGLINGVVELTERVKRRAKRPSKFMTKELSRANSDTQVIAPLRALKNSRKSRNGFGRGLPKKGGAGGKGTWGALGSELAEEELDGAIDSNDPNYDEANPENREYKIKVINLDRSNEELQKQISSLVAEYFDHGDTHETYLSLEELQVSTRAHLVVVSAVELAMEHKPSHREMTSVLLADLYGHLLFEPHYAKGYDTLIKNLNELVLDTPEAPTILGNFIARSIADDCIPPKFLQGYKGKVDCEHAVVTLARSDSLLSMRHGLVRLDNVWGVGGGTRPVKYLVKQMVLLLEEFLSSSDIAEATRCLQELEVPHFHHELVYEAIVMAIEKMDTRTSSMMCELLDSLHRAIIITPTQMRAGFLRVYEDMPQICVDVPPAYTILEKFVLQCQTLRIVGDDVVKKLPVRGRKRFVSEGDGGRVKDDAYF comes from the exons ATGGGCGACTTGGCTGTCATCGGTCAGGCTCCAGTCATGGCGGGCGACCCTGTTGACGAAGTTATGGTGAATGGCATGGCGTCGGAGAGCAAGGAGAACGTAGAGGGACTTATCAATGGTGTGGTGGAACTGACTGAGCGTGTGAAGCGCCGTGCCAAGCGTCCTTCCAAGTTCATGACCAAAGAGTTGAGTCGGGCGAACTCCGACACGCAGGTGATAGCCCCGCTGAGGGCGCTCAAAAACTCGCGCAAGTCCCGTAATGGCTTCGGACGCGGCCTGCCCAAGAAAG GTGGAGCAGGAGGCAAGGGAACCTGGGGAGCACTGGGATCTGAATTGGCAGAGGAGGAGTTGGATGGAGCCATCGACTCCAATGATCCTAACTATGATGAAGCCAACCCTGAGAATAGGGAGTACAAGATCAAAGTGATTAATCTTGACCGTTCCAATGAGGAACTGCAG AAACAAATCTCATCCCTGGTGGCCGAGTACTTTGACCACGGGGACACCCATGAAACATACCTGTCCCTGGAGGAGCTGCAGGTGTCAACGCGGGCACACCTGGTGGTTGTGTCGGCGGTGGAGCTTGCCATGGAGCATAAGCCCTCTCACAGGGAGATGACCAGTGTCCTCCTGGCGGACCTGTATGGTCACCTTCTCTTTGAGCCTCACTATGCCAAAG GTTATGATACGCTTATAAAGAACCTTAATGAGCTTGTGCTGGATACCCCAGAAGCTCCCACCATCCTGGGCAACTTCATCGCGCGCTCCATTGCCGATGATTGCATCCCTCCCAAGTTCCTTCAGGGTTACAAAGGCAAG GTTGACTGTGAGCATGCGGTTGTGACCTTGGCGAGGTCGGACAGCCTCTTGTCAATGCGTCACGGGCTGGTGAGGCTGGACAATGTGTGGGGAGTTGGGGGTGGGACCAGACCTGTGAAATACCTGGTGAAGCAGATGGTTCTGCTATTAGAGGAGTTTTTGTCCTCCTCTGACATTGCTGAGGCCACAAGATGCCTTCAAGAACTGGAGGTGCCTCATTTCCACCATGAACTG GTGTACGAAGCCATTGTGATGGCTATAGAAAAAATGGACACGCGGACCTCTTCGATGATGTGCGAGTTGCTGGATTCTCTGCACCGTGCCATCATCATTACACCCACACAGATGAGGGCTGGCTTCCTGAGG GTGTATGAGGATATGCCGCAGATCTGTGTGGATGTGCCTCCCGCCTACACTATTTTAGAGAAGTTCGTATTGCAGTGCCAGACACTCAGGATTGTAGGGGATGATGTGGTGAAGAAGCTGCCTGTTAG GGGCCGCAAGCGTTTCGTGTCTGAGGGTGATGGAGGCCGGGTGAAGGATGACGCCTACTTCTGA
- the LOC135114740 gene encoding ER degradation-enhancing alpha-mannosidase-like protein 2 has translation MKKSPEHNGEERARVVMFTRTRCILPVACLQICFLVCLSNGMSDQDIRRLREEVRGMFYHAYDGYMRHAYPYDELRPLSCDGHDTWGSYSLTLIDALDTLAVMGNKTEFQRVVGLILERTNFDVNINVSVFETNIRILGGLLSGHLMSRRMGSKVEEGWPCSGPLLRMAKDVADRLLPAFDTPTGMPYGTVNLREGVPDGETPITCTAGVGTYIVEFGTLSRLTGDPVYEEVALRALHALWNHRSAINLVGNHIDVLTGRWTAQDSGIGAGIDSYFEYMVKAAGLLQRPELMAIFKQAWAAIEKHLRHEDWYLWATMTKGYVTMAVFQSLEAYWPGVLTLVGDVNTAQRIVYNYHQVWKQFGFTPEFYNIPQSEAPNNREGYPLRPELVESLMYLFQATKDHNLLEMAADIVVSIQHSAKTECGYATVKNVNDHTIENRMESFFLAETTKYLYLIFDHDNWIHNTGRSGHAVTVNGRHCVVEAGGYVFNSEAHPVDPGALACCSMRDDDWSLSLADQVALILDPMAPWKGHLGHRLKEEKEDCNSDGKLSYQEASQEVEESELEEAPRTTQLGEGSVVILHGNGKILAATEVPKETKSEGEKPLPIPSASRTPQPQGQGMDESPSVIIDYANKYIEKLKEASEGKPVTSGLGSSSTADGETEVKERHTTHREILVDDDSGSSGIMKKDSVGPRFSSLSEAAERGGNTSGMEAASISPSVSSSKYSTSPGSPRIIPKTPKTPIPPIKKEFVLADLKERLVIDLSSYRNFTKTASYSLLSCPHPPFTRMLNFKGQMFYP, from the exons atgaaaaagtcaCCAGAACacaatggagaggagagagcgagagtcgTCATGTTTACAAGGACCAGATGTATCCTCCCCGTGGCCTGCCTTCAAATATGTTTCCTTGTGTGTCTCTCCAACGGCATGTCGGACCAAGATATAAGAAGACTAAG GGAGGAGGTGCGAGGGATGTTCTACCATGCTTATGATGGCTACATGCGGCATGCCTATCCCTACGATGAGCTGCGGCCTCTCTCCTGTGACGGCCATGACACCTGGGGGAG CTACTCCCTGACGTTGATTGACGCCCTGGACACCCTGGCCGTCATGGGCAACAAGACAGAGTTCCAGCGGGTCGTGGGTCTCATCCTTGAGAGGACCAACTTCGACGTCAACATTAACGTTTCTGTCTTTGAGACGAACATCAGAATCCTGGGCGGCCTGCTCAGTGGTCACCTCATGTCCCGAAG GATGGGCAGCAAGGTGGAGGAGGGCTGGCCTTGCTCTGGGCCTCTCCTAAGGATGGCGAAGGATGTGGCAGACAGACTCCTCCCTGCCTTTGACACCCCTACAG GCATGCCTTATGGGACGGTGAACCTGCGCGAGGGAGTGCCTGACGGAGAGACCCCCATTACCTGTACAGCGGGTGTTGGCACCTATATAGTGGAGTTTGGCACGTTATCCAGGCTGACTGGCGACCCTGTGTATGAGGAG GTGGCATTAAGAGCACTGCATGCCCTCTGGAACCACAGATCAGCAATCAACCTTGTAGGGAACCACATTGATGTCCTGACAGGGAGGTGGACTGCTCAGGACTCAGGAATAG GTGCTGGCATTGACTCTTATTTTGAGTACATGGTGAAGGCAGCAGGACTCCTGCAACGGCCAGAACTGATGGCTATCTTTAAGCAGGCATGGGCAGCCATTGAGAAGCACCTGCGCCATGAGGACTGGTATTTGTGGGCCACCATGACCAAGGGCTATGTCACCATGGCCGTCTTCCAGTCCCTTGAGGCTTACTGGCCAGGTGTCCTCACTCTTGTTG GTGACGTGAACACTGCACAAAGGATAGTCTACAATTACCACCAAGTGTGGAAGCAGTTTGGCTTCACACCAGAGTTTTACAACATTCCTCAG AGTGAGGCACCAAACAACCGCGAGGGTTATCCATTACGGCCTGAGCTGGTGGAATCCCTGATGTATCTCTTCCAGGCCACCAAAGACCACAACTTACTGGAAATGGCGGCTGACATTGTGGTCAGCATCCAGCACTCAGCTAAGACGGAGTGTGGCTATGCAACG GTGAAGAATGTCAATGACCACACTATAGAGAACCGTATGGAGAGCTTCTTCCTGGCCGAGACCACCAAGTATCTGTATCTCATCTTTGACCATGACAACTGGATACACAACACAGGCAGAAGTGGCCATGCAGTAACAGTTAATGGCCGACACTGTGTGGTGGAAGCGGGAGGTTATGTTTTCAATTCAG AGGCTCACCCGGTGGATCCTGGTGCCCTGGCTTGCTGCTCCATGCGAGATGATGACTGGTCACTGTCTTTAGCTGACCAAGTGGCTCTTATCTTGGACCCAATGGCACCGTGGAAGGGCCACTTAGGACAcagattaaaggaagaaaaagaggactgCAACAGTGATGGCAAGCTGTCATACCAGGAGGCTAGtcaagaagtggaggaaagtgaaCTGGAAGAAGCGCCTCGCACTACACAGCTTGGGGAGGGCAGTGTAGTAATCCTGCATGGTAATGGTAAAATATTAGCAGCTACAGAGGTTCCCAAAGAAActaaaagtgaaggagagaaaccaTTACCTATCCCATCAGCATCAAGGACACCACAGCCTCAGGGGCAGGGTATGGATGAGAGCCCCAGCGTGATAATTGATTACGCAAACAAATACATTGAGAAATTAAAGGAAGCCAGTGAAGGGAAGCCTGTGACAAGTGGCTTAGGAAGTAGCAGCACAGCTGATGGGGAAACTGAAGTAAAGGAAAGGCACACAACTCATAGGGAGATTCTGGTAGATGATGACAGTGGTTCTTCAGGAATTATGAAAAAGGACAGTGTGGGGCCGCGATTCTCATCACTGAGCGAAGCAGCCGAGAGAGGGGGCAACACTTCGGGCATGGAGGCAGCAAGCATATCCCCAAGTGTTTCCAGCTCCAAATACAGCACCTCCCCAGGCAGCCCTCGGATCATCCCCAAGACCCCCAAGACTCCAATCCCACCCATCAAGAAGGAGTTTGTGCTTGCAGACCTCAAAGAAAGACTTGTTATTGACCTCAGCAGTTACAGAAACTTCACAAAAACAGCCAGTTACTCCCTGCTCTCCTGCCCTCATCCTCCCTTCACCAGAATGCTCAATTTCAAGGGCCAGATGTTTTACCCTTGA